In Rhodovulum sulfidophilum DSM 1374, the following are encoded in one genomic region:
- a CDS encoding alcohol dehydrogenase has protein sequence MVEAPDSLSHMVGRRVLPLRGEGTWQTLVDCPAHHAVEVPEAVPDLVAARAYINPMAAATMLRLWPVRDKVVLLSGAGSSCSEHLGRWAISQGAKRVMGIYRSENRKDRLHRMGIEPISTANISAILTASAQADVAFDALGGDIARCVLERMRGETDFVAYGLLTGKPVNIGAGVRATYHRFHMRDHFPVLAGRGMQAAFAEIWPLLAEAPPSPPRVFPAQEWRQALAEAEKPGGQKPILDLSSLA, from the coding sequence GTGGTCGAAGCTCCGGACAGCCTCTCTCACATGGTTGGTCGTCGTGTCCTGCCCCTGCGCGGTGAAGGCACCTGGCAGACCCTGGTGGATTGTCCCGCCCATCATGCCGTGGAGGTGCCCGAGGCGGTTCCCGACCTCGTTGCGGCGCGGGCGTATATCAATCCGATGGCCGCTGCCACGATGCTTCGGCTCTGGCCTGTCCGTGACAAGGTGGTGCTCCTCAGTGGCGCGGGATCGAGCTGTTCCGAACACTTGGGACGCTGGGCGATAAGCCAGGGAGCCAAGCGGGTCATGGGGATCTATCGTTCGGAGAACCGAAAAGACCGGTTGCACCGGATGGGCATCGAACCGATCTCGACAGCCAATATCAGCGCCATTTTGACCGCCTCTGCCCAAGCCGACGTCGCATTCGACGCCCTCGGTGGCGACATCGCGAGATGTGTTCTGGAACGAATGCGCGGAGAAACGGATTTTGTTGCCTACGGCCTTCTGACGGGCAAGCCGGTCAATATCGGGGCCGGGGTCAGGGCGACCTATCACCGGTTTCACATGCGGGATCACTTCCCGGTTTTGGCGGGACGGGGCATGCAGGCTGCATTTGCCGAAATTTGGCCGTTGCTCGCAGAGGCCCCGCCTTCACCCCCACGGGTTTTCCCGGCCCAGGAGTGGCGGCAGGCCCTTGCGGAGGCCGAAAAACCGGGTGGCCAGAAACCGATACTCGATCTGTCCAGCCTCGCCTGA
- the nrdF gene encoding class 1b ribonucleoside-diphosphate reductase subunit beta codes for MKDMIDQTRAVPRAINWNRLQDEKDLEVWNRLTVNFWLPEKVPLSNDVQSWSTLRPEERQLTIRVFTGLTLLDTIQGAVGAPAMMRDALTPHEEAVLTNIAFMESVHARSYSSVFSTLCQTREVDEAFRWSEENPHLQDKARLILGKYDAAGDPLKRKIASVFLESFLFYSGFYLPMYWSSRGKLTNTADLIRLIIRDEAIHGYYIGYKFQRAAEHLPEAERAALKDFAFALMFDLYEIEAKYTEELYDGIGLTEDVKAFLHYNANKALQNLGFEALFPPAACEVNAAILAALSPDSENHDFFSGSGSSYVIGKAVATEDEDWDF; via the coding sequence ATGAAAGACATGATCGACCAGACCCGCGCCGTTCCCCGCGCGATCAACTGGAACCGGCTGCAGGACGAAAAGGACCTGGAGGTCTGGAACCGCCTCACGGTCAATTTCTGGCTGCCGGAAAAGGTGCCGCTGTCGAATGACGTGCAGAGCTGGTCCACGCTCCGGCCCGAAGAAAGGCAGCTGACCATCCGGGTCTTCACCGGCCTCACGCTTCTCGACACGATCCAGGGCGCGGTGGGCGCGCCCGCGATGATGCGCGATGCGCTGACCCCCCATGAGGAAGCGGTGCTGACCAACATCGCCTTCATGGAGTCCGTGCACGCGCGCAGCTATTCCTCGGTCTTCTCGACGCTTTGCCAGACGCGCGAGGTGGACGAAGCTTTCCGCTGGTCGGAGGAAAACCCGCACCTTCAGGACAAGGCCCGCCTGATCCTCGGGAAATACGATGCCGCGGGCGACCCGCTGAAGCGAAAGATCGCCAGCGTGTTCCTCGAGTCCTTTCTGTTCTATTCGGGCTTCTACCTGCCGATGTACTGGTCGAGCCGCGGCAAGCTGACCAATACCGCCGACCTCATCCGCCTCATCATCCGCGACGAGGCGATTCATGGCTATTATATCGGCTACAAGTTCCAGCGCGCCGCGGAACATCTGCCCGAGGCCGAACGCGCTGCGCTGAAGGATTTCGCCTTCGCGCTTATGTTCGATCTTTACGAGATCGAGGCAAAATACACCGAGGAGCTTTACGACGGCATCGGCCTGACCGAGGACGTGAAGGCGTTCCTGCACTACAATGCGAACAAGGCCCTACAGAATCTCGGCTTTGAGGCGTTGTTCCCGCCCGCGGCCTGCGAGGTGAACGCGGCGATCTTGGCTGCGCTGTCACCTGACAGCGAGAACCACGACTTCTTCTCCGGATCCGGTTCGTCCTATGTCATCGGCAAGGCGGTCGCCACCGAAGACGAGGATTGGGATTTCTGA
- a CDS encoding ArsC/Spx/MgsR family protein, with protein MARPSGCACRSSHPATCCAASPPFEELGLDDPSLADAKLLDAMMMHPILINRHIAITGKGMKLCQPSETVLGILDTPDTGPFRLGKRSGWSRA; from the coding sequence ATGGCGCGGCCTAGTGGCTGCGCGTGCCGCTCATCTCACCCTGCGACCTGCTGCGCCGCAAGCCCCCCCTTCGAAGAACTCGGCCTCGATGACCCTTCGCTCGCAGATGCCAAGCTCTTAGACGCGATGATGATGCATCCGATCCTGATCAATCGCCACATCGCCATCACCGGAAAAGGCATGAAGCTCTGCCAGCCGTCCGAGACGGTGCTCGGAATCCTCGATACCCCCGATACTGGTCCCTTCCGCTTAGGCAAGCGGTCGGGCTGGTCGAGAGCCTGA
- a CDS encoding TetR/AcrR family transcriptional regulator, with protein MDLATDLFLENGFAATSMSRVAEAAGITKASLYHHFPGKEDLFAACVAHGYAAAIERLRGIATDQTLPHTERMARVISSSYDTIIFSRVGRMSPLIAEVSRSFPKVARGFHRDFILPQENIVLSLIDDGVEAGAFVDLDRAVFEHLLFGPIVTLSMSREMFATFDDLDTLYPVTELRDGHIKRMIAWLTDGLPHSE; from the coding sequence ATGGATCTCGCGACGGACCTCTTTCTCGAGAACGGCTTTGCCGCGACCTCGATGAGCCGCGTCGCCGAGGCCGCCGGCATCACGAAGGCCTCGCTCTATCATCATTTCCCGGGCAAGGAGGACCTCTTCGCCGCCTGCGTGGCCCATGGCTATGCCGCGGCGATCGAGCGGCTCCGGGGCATCGCGACCGACCAGACCTTGCCCCATACCGAGAGGATGGCAAGGGTGATCTCCTCCTCATACGACACCATCATCTTCTCGCGCGTCGGCCGGATGTCGCCCCTCATCGCAGAAGTGTCGCGCAGCTTTCCCAAGGTCGCGCGCGGGTTCCACCGGGACTTCATCTTGCCCCAGGAAAATATCGTCCTCTCCCTGATCGACGACGGCGTCGAGGCGGGTGCGTTCGTCGATCTGGACCGTGCCGTGTTCGAGCATCTGCTCTTCGGACCGATCGTGACCCTGTCGATGTCGCGCGAGATGTTTGCCACCTTCGACGACCTCGACACGCTCTACCCGGTCACCGAGTTGCGCGACGGGCACATAAAGAGGATGATCGCCTGGCTTACCGATGGCTTGCCGCATTCCGAGTAG
- a CDS encoding efflux RND transporter periplasmic adaptor subunit, producing MQNHPVDFKRFLAMSLTALSLLTSSAQVSNAEDVAVPPPVPVLTMRPGEDDKAPDRMFYGRVAARATVDLAFEVGGRIVTLDAVEGQRIAAGTVLAALDPDPYERAVARAELSLDQAERAFRRADTLAARDAASRARADDAETARDLAAVDLREARDARSDTRLVAPFDAILAKRIASVGALVSTGEPVVRLQDMSELRIDVELPERLLGRIGDPQEARFEAEIHGIDGPLDLAFREVRTETGEIGQSYTVSLAVAKADMHPWLLPGRSATVRAYLPKAETGVAVPATAVVTRGEGRHFVVAVEPDGDALVARHLPVEVAIPDGSTVRVEGLPANAEIVAVGGHLLEDGDPVSRYDGLIAKAE from the coding sequence ATGCAGAATCATCCCGTGGATTTCAAACGCTTCCTCGCGATGTCTCTTACCGCTCTCAGCCTTCTGACATCGAGCGCGCAGGTTTCCAATGCCGAGGACGTGGCCGTCCCCCCGCCGGTGCCGGTTCTCACGATGCGTCCGGGAGAGGACGACAAAGCCCCCGACCGCATGTTCTACGGGCGCGTCGCAGCACGCGCGACCGTGGACCTTGCCTTCGAGGTCGGCGGGCGGATCGTGACCCTCGACGCCGTCGAAGGGCAACGCATCGCGGCCGGAACCGTCCTGGCGGCCCTCGATCCCGACCCTTACGAGCGGGCCGTCGCCCGTGCCGAACTGTCGCTCGACCAGGCCGAGCGCGCGTTCCGGAGGGCCGACACGCTGGCCGCCCGGGACGCCGCGTCCCGAGCCCGGGCGGACGATGCCGAGACGGCGCGGGACCTGGCCGCGGTCGATTTGCGAGAGGCCCGGGACGCGCGGTCCGACACGCGCCTCGTCGCTCCGTTCGACGCGATTCTGGCCAAACGGATCGCCTCTGTGGGCGCGCTGGTGTCGACGGGCGAACCGGTGGTTCGGCTTCAGGACATGTCGGAGCTGCGCATCGACGTCGAGTTGCCAGAGCGCCTGCTCGGCCGGATCGGCGATCCGCAGGAGGCCCGCTTCGAGGCCGAGATCCACGGGATCGACGGCCCGCTCGATCTTGCCTTCCGCGAGGTGCGGACCGAGACCGGCGAGATCGGCCAGAGCTATACCGTTTCGCTCGCGGTCGCGAAGGCCGACATGCACCCGTGGCTTCTGCCGGGGCGCAGCGCGACGGTCCGCGCCTACCTCCCCAAAGCGGAGACCGGCGTGGCTGTTCCGGCAACCGCGGTCGTGACACGCGGCGAAGGCCGGCATTTCGTCGTGGCGGTCGAACCCGACGGCGATGCACTCGTCGCCCGCCACCTGCCCGTCGAGGTCGCCATTCCCGACGGCAGCACCGTTCGCGTCGAAGGGCTTCCCGCCAATGCCGAGATCGTCGCGGTGGGCGGGCACCTTCTCGAGGACGGAGATCCCGTCAGCCGTTATGACGGCCTCATCGCCAAGGCGGAGTGA